A part of Ancylothrix sp. D3o genomic DNA contains:
- a CDS encoding pentapeptide repeat-containing protein → MPVVVDAGGCGCRWLSVPVVVGAGGCGCRWLSVPALAENPADVKRLLETNLCAGCNLAGANLKGTHIIGADLRGANLAGANLESANLEGADLRGANLESANLRNSYLNSAELTNANLAFSLLSGADLRGASLVNANLLRADLRGADVVRETLAGANLERTMLPTSVRLQ, encoded by the coding sequence GTGCCGGTGGTTGTGGATGCCGGTGGTTGTGGGTGCCGGTGGTTGTCGGTGCCGGTGGTTGTGGGTGCCGGTGGTTGTGGGTGCCGGTGGTTGTCGGTGCCGGCATTGGCAGAAAATCCTGCTGATGTCAAAAGGTTGCTAGAAACGAATCTTTGCGCTGGGTGTAATTTGGCCGGTGCTAATTTGAAAGGCACTCATATTATTGGGGCTGATCTGCGGGGTGCAAATTTGGCAGGGGCTAATCTGGAATCTGCAAATTTAGAAGGTGCGGATCTGCGCGGGGCTAATTTAGAGAGCGCAAATTTACGCAATAGTTATTTAAATAGTGCAGAATTGACGAATGCAAATTTAGCATTTAGTTTGTTAAGTGGCGCAGATTTACGCGGAGCAAGTTTGGTAAATGCTAATTTGTTGCGAGCAGATTTACGGGGGGCGGATGTGGTGCGAGAAACGTTGGCTGGGGCAAATTTGGAGCGGACTATGTTGCCGACGTCTGTGCGTTTGCAATAG
- a CDS encoding DUF2442 domain-containing protein: MAHPNWEFEFTEENLASEIARAKKAGKEVDATEIRAESAGYDVANDLIVIRLKNGAIFSFPPRLGQGLRDATPEQLADIWISASGSSIHWESLDVDFGIPELVAGIFGTKVWMSELGKKGGEITSPAKAKAARENGKKGGRPKKMLM, translated from the coding sequence ATGGCACATCCTAACTGGGAATTTGAGTTTACTGAGGAAAATTTAGCTTCAGAAATTGCTAGAGCTAAAAAAGCCGGCAAAGAAGTCGATGCTACGGAAATTCGCGCCGAGTCTGCCGGTTATGATGTGGCGAATGATTTAATCGTTATTCGCCTAAAAAATGGAGCTATTTTCAGCTTTCCACCTCGACTTGGACAGGGTTTAAGAGATGCGACTCCTGAGCAATTAGCTGATATTTGGATATCGGCTTCTGGGAGTAGCATTCACTGGGAAAGTTTAGATGTTGATTTCGGTATTCCTGAATTGGTAGCCGGCATTTTTGGAACAAAAGTTTGGATGAGTGAGCTAGGGAAAAAGGGAGGAGAAATAACTTCTCCTGCTAAAGCAAAGGCGGCGCGGGAAAATGGTAAAAAAGGGGGAAGACCTAAAAAAATGCTCATGTAA
- a CDS encoding DUF4160 domain-containing protein, translated as MPKVLEDLENNLFVYIYTNDHVPAHVHVFKGRKNDSNQKEVKINIGNQMEIPSVVNDRDDMENKHIIPAALKLVTAHRETLLRKWQKIHGTS; from the coding sequence ATGCCCAAAGTTCTCGAAGATTTGGAAAACAATCTTTTTGTATATATTTACACAAATGACCATGTACCGGCTCATGTTCATGTTTTTAAAGGTAGGAAAAATGATAGCAATCAAAAGGAGGTGAAGATAAATATCGGCAATCAAATGGAAATACCTTCTGTAGTGAATGACAGGGACGATATGGAAAATAAACATATCATACCGGCGGCACTCAAGTTAGTAACGGCACATCGAGAAACTTTATTGAGGAAATGGCAAAAAATACATGGCACATCCTAA
- a CDS encoding cytidine deaminase, translating to MSGVSDGEREVLLGLARDVLGKAYARYSGFRVGAAILTEAGNFFVGCNVENASYGLTICAERAAICAGVAVEGEGLRLRGVAVVNERGVACSPCGACRQVLFEFGKDAVVFFLGKDGVEERLVSEFLPAGFELRDGC from the coding sequence ATGAGTGGTGTTTCGGATGGTGAGCGTGAGGTTTTGTTGGGGTTGGCTAGGGATGTTTTGGGTAAGGCTTATGCTCGGTATTCTGGGTTTCGGGTGGGGGCTGCTATTTTGACTGAGGCTGGTAATTTTTTTGTGGGTTGTAATGTTGAGAATGCTTCTTATGGGTTGACTATTTGTGCGGAACGTGCTGCTATTTGTGCTGGGGTTGCTGTTGAGGGTGAGGGGTTACGTTTGCGGGGGGTTGCTGTTGTTAATGAGCGGGGGGTTGCTTGTTCTCCTTGTGGGGCTTGCCGGCAGGTTTTGTTTGAGTTTGGTAAGGATGCTGTGGTGTTTTTTTTGGGGAAAGATGGGGTTGAGGAACGGTTGGTTTCTGAGTTTTTGCCGGCTGGGTTTGAGTTGAGGGATGGGTGTTGA
- a CDS encoding hemolysin family protein has protein sequence MSPPVEILIVFLLILANGVFVMSEMAIVSARKARLQQLANQGDRKARWALELANAPNMFLPTVQVGITLLAILSGAFGESTFSKMVLPVLKRIPALEKYSETIATIIAVLLITYLTLIVGELVPKRLALNNAEPIASVVAFPMRMLAKITSPVVKFLGYSTDVVVKLMGIKPSTEPQVTEEEIKVLIEQGTEAGTFEEAEQDMFERVLRLGDRPVSALMTPRPEIVWLDLEDSAEANRQKMITSAHSRLLVCQGELDNVLGVVQVTDLLSRALSGDSLDLTTLLRRPLFVPESTRGLKVLESFKQSSTHIVLVVDEYGVIQGLVTVNDILIELVGDIPSIYEPEEPMAVQRDDGSWLLDGMLPVEDFFELFDRSKIGEAHERNYNTMGGFVITQLGRIPTAADNFEWNGLRLEVMDMDGNRVDKVMVSRLPDDSVEDVKGE, from the coding sequence ATGTCTCCACCTGTTGAAATTTTAATAGTTTTTCTGCTGATTTTGGCAAATGGTGTGTTTGTGATGTCCGAGATGGCGATTGTTTCGGCGCGGAAGGCCCGCCTACAACAATTGGCGAATCAAGGGGATAGAAAGGCTCGTTGGGCTTTGGAGTTGGCCAATGCTCCGAATATGTTTTTGCCGACGGTTCAGGTCGGGATTACTTTGTTGGCGATTTTGTCGGGTGCGTTTGGGGAATCGACGTTTTCAAAAATGGTTTTGCCGGTGTTGAAGCGGATTCCGGCTCTGGAAAAGTATAGTGAGACAATTGCGACGATTATTGCGGTTTTATTGATTACTTATTTAACGTTGATTGTTGGGGAGTTGGTGCCAAAACGTTTGGCTTTGAATAATGCTGAACCGATTGCTTCTGTGGTGGCTTTCCCGATGCGAATGTTGGCAAAAATTACTTCGCCGGTGGTGAAATTTTTGGGTTATTCGACGGATGTGGTGGTGAAGTTGATGGGGATTAAACCTTCTACGGAACCGCAGGTTACTGAGGAGGAAATTAAGGTTTTGATTGAGCAAGGTACGGAGGCGGGTACCTTTGAGGAGGCGGAACAGGATATGTTTGAGCGGGTGTTGCGTTTGGGTGATAGGCCGGTGAGTGCTTTGATGACGCCCCGCCCGGAAATTGTCTGGTTAGATTTGGAGGATTCGGCGGAAGCAAACCGGCAAAAGATGATTACGAGTGCTCATTCGCGTTTGCTGGTTTGTCAGGGTGAGTTGGATAATGTTTTGGGTGTGGTGCAGGTGACGGATTTGTTATCGCGGGCTTTGTCTGGGGATTCTTTGGATTTAACTACTCTTTTGCGTCGGCCTTTGTTTGTGCCAGAAAGTACGCGGGGTTTGAAGGTTTTGGAGTCTTTTAAGCAGTCGAGTACGCATATTGTTTTGGTGGTTGATGAGTATGGGGTAATTCAAGGTTTGGTTACGGTTAATGATATTTTGATTGAGTTGGTGGGGGATATTCCTTCGATTTATGAGCCGGAGGAACCGATGGCTGTTCAGCGGGATGATGGTTCTTGGTTGCTTGATGGGATGTTGCCGGTTGAGGATTTTTTTGAGTTGTTTGATAGGTCAAAAATTGGTGAGGCACACGAGCGGAATTATAATACGATGGGTGGTTTTGTGATTACGCAGTTGGGTAGAATTCCTACTGCTGCTGATAATTTTGAGTGGAATGGGTTACGGTTGGAGGTGATGGATATGGATGGTAATCGGGTGGATAAGGTGATGGTTAGCCGGTTGCCTGATGATTCTGTTGAGGATGTTAAGGGTGAGTGA
- the mfd gene encoding transcription-repair coupling factor, whose product MSFSAITRAIGRTQLASELLTKLHRHRQLTLTGIPRLPKGLVSTALAQTENRNILVITATLEEAGRWAAQLEAMGWPTVHFYPTSEASPYEPFDSEAETTWGQMQALADLLQNQNSSQKNIAIVATERALQPHLPPLETFKPYCLTINKQNHSQEQTQTNQTWNLEQLSQKLAKMGYERVPQVEMEGQWSRRGDIVDIFAVSAELPVRLNWFGDELEDIREFDPATQRSLEKTDHVILTPTDFGHLIREALQDNLPLQEDEPKTGVKRYLGLAFEKPASLLDYLAENTLIVIDEPEQCKAHSQRWLEQVEQHWQTVGKQQNLIKIHRPFNQSFIDIQKFEYLAVSELTDSTENTHQKSEQSATSPSLNLASRSVPVTPHQFAKLAEITRSEKDRGFAVFLISAQPSRSVSLLQEHDCPAQFVANPRDFKTIDKLAISHTPVALRYNGLAELEGFILPTFRLMVVTDREFFGQHTLATPSYVRKRRSSAFKQIDPNKLQAGDFVVHRHHGVGKFTKLEPFQNREYLVVQYADGVLRVPADQLSSLSRYRTTDGQPPELHKLTGKSWESVKNKVRKSVKKLALDLLKLYAKRTQQQGFAYPPDSPWQQEMEDSFPYKPTADQLKATQDIKRDMESERPMDRLVCGDVGFGKTEVAIRAIFKAVTAGKQVAFMAPTTILTQQHYHTLKERFAPYPIQIGLLNRFRSAEERRDIQRRLATGELDIVVGTQALLSKNMEIRNLGLLVVDEEQRFGVNQKEKIKAMKTLVDVLTLSATPIPRTLYMSLSGVREMSLISTPPASRRPIQTHLAAYNTETIRSAIRQELDRGGQVFYVVRLVEGIEETAEMLRLLIPGARIAVAHGQMDDSELESTMLSFSSGEADILLCTTIIESGLDIPRVNTILIEDAHRFGLAQLYQLRGRVGRSGIQAHAWMFYSKQNMLSEAARQRLRAIQEFTQLGSGYQLAVRDMEIRGVGNLLGAEQSGQMEAIGFDLYMEMLEEAIREIKGQEIPKVEDTQIDLHLVAFIPADYIPDLDQKMSAYRAVATAQSKQELLQIELDWRDRYGLIPVSAHQLLRVMELKQLGKKLGFSRIKPEGKQHIVLETPMEEPAWNLLMGNLPDHLHSKFAYSRGRVTVRGLGVLKSNQQLDYLIDWFTKMQGAVPEVSLV is encoded by the coding sequence ATGTCTTTTTCTGCCATTACACGCGCCATCGGACGAACCCAGCTTGCCAGCGAACTGCTCACCAAACTTCACCGGCACCGCCAACTGACCCTCACCGGCATCCCCCGCCTACCCAAAGGCTTAGTCTCCACCGCCCTCGCCCAAACCGAAAACCGGAACATTCTCGTCATCACCGCCACCCTTGAAGAAGCCGGTCGCTGGGCAGCCCAACTCGAAGCAATGGGCTGGCCCACAGTCCACTTTTACCCCACCTCCGAAGCCTCCCCCTACGAACCCTTCGACTCAGAAGCCGAAACCACCTGGGGACAAATGCAAGCCCTAGCAGACCTCTTACAAAACCAAAACTCCAGCCAAAAAAACATCGCCATCGTCGCCACCGAACGAGCCCTTCAACCCCATTTACCCCCCCTCGAAACCTTCAAACCCTATTGCCTCACCATCAACAAGCAAAATCATAGCCAAGAGCAAACACAAACCAACCAGACCTGGAACTTAGAACAACTCAGCCAAAAACTCGCCAAAATGGGGTATGAGCGCGTCCCCCAAGTAGAAATGGAAGGCCAATGGAGCCGGCGCGGCGATATCGTAGACATCTTTGCAGTCTCCGCAGAATTGCCAGTGCGCCTCAATTGGTTTGGAGACGAACTCGAAGACATCCGCGAATTCGATCCAGCCACCCAACGCTCCCTCGAAAAAACCGATCACGTCATCTTAACCCCCACAGACTTCGGCCACTTAATCCGCGAAGCCCTCCAAGACAACCTCCCCCTCCAAGAAGACGAACCAAAGACAGGAGTAAAAAGATATCTAGGACTTGCCTTTGAAAAACCGGCCTCCCTATTAGACTACCTCGCCGAAAACACCTTAATTGTTATTGATGAACCCGAACAATGCAAAGCCCACAGTCAAAGATGGTTGGAGCAAGTAGAGCAACACTGGCAAACCGTAGGAAAACAACAAAACTTAATTAAAATTCACCGGCCCTTTAACCAATCTTTTATAGACATTCAAAAATTTGAATACCTCGCTGTTTCCGAACTCACCGATAGCACAGAAAACACCCATCAAAAAAGCGAACAAAGCGCTACCTCCCCATCCCTAAACTTAGCCAGTCGCAGCGTGCCGGTCACACCCCATCAATTCGCCAAACTTGCCGAAATTACCCGCTCAGAAAAAGACCGAGGCTTTGCCGTTTTTCTCATTTCTGCACAGCCATCTCGCTCCGTTTCCTTATTACAAGAACACGACTGTCCTGCACAATTTGTCGCCAACCCCAGAGACTTCAAAACCATCGATAAACTCGCCATTTCTCATACCCCAGTTGCCTTAAGATATAACGGTTTAGCAGAACTCGAAGGCTTTATTTTGCCAACTTTTCGGCTCATGGTTGTCACAGACCGAGAATTTTTTGGTCAGCACACCTTAGCCACACCGAGTTATGTCCGCAAACGCCGCTCATCTGCCTTCAAACAAATTGACCCCAACAAACTGCAAGCCGGCGATTTTGTCGTACACCGGCATCACGGAGTCGGCAAATTCACCAAACTTGAACCATTTCAAAACCGCGAATATTTAGTTGTGCAATATGCCGATGGCGTCTTACGAGTGCCGGCAGATCAACTAAGCTCCTTATCCCGTTATCGCACCACCGACGGCCAACCGCCAGAACTTCATAAACTCACCGGCAAATCTTGGGAATCAGTTAAAAACAAAGTCCGCAAAAGCGTTAAAAAACTCGCCCTCGACCTTCTCAAACTCTACGCAAAACGTACCCAACAACAAGGTTTTGCTTATCCCCCAGATTCTCCCTGGCAGCAAGAAATGGAAGATTCTTTCCCCTATAAACCAACCGCTGACCAGCTAAAAGCAACCCAAGATATTAAACGCGACATGGAAAGCGAAAGACCAATGGATCGTTTAGTTTGTGGGGATGTAGGATTTGGCAAAACCGAAGTAGCAATTAGGGCAATTTTTAAAGCCGTAACTGCCGGTAAACAAGTAGCTTTTATGGCTCCGACTACAATTTTAACTCAACAGCATTATCACACTTTAAAAGAACGTTTTGCCCCTTATCCCATTCAAATTGGTTTGCTTAACCGTTTCCGTAGTGCTGAAGAACGCCGCGATATTCAACGCCGGCTTGCTACCGGAGAATTAGATATCGTTGTGGGTACGCAGGCACTTTTAAGCAAAAATATGGAAATTCGGAATTTAGGATTATTGGTGGTTGATGAAGAACAGCGTTTTGGCGTCAATCAAAAAGAAAAAATTAAAGCCATGAAAACTCTGGTTGATGTCCTAACTCTGAGTGCTACTCCTATTCCTAGAACTTTATATATGTCCCTTTCTGGGGTGCGAGAAATGAGTTTAATTTCTACACCTCCGGCGTCTCGGAGACCGATTCAAACTCACTTAGCGGCATACAATACAGAAACAATAAGAAGTGCGATTCGGCAAGAATTGGATCGTGGCGGACAGGTGTTTTATGTAGTGCGTTTGGTGGAGGGAATTGAGGAAACGGCAGAAATGTTACGGCTGTTAATTCCGGGGGCAAGAATTGCGGTGGCACATGGGCAAATGGATGATTCGGAATTGGAATCAACGATGTTATCTTTTAGTAGCGGTGAGGCGGATATTTTATTGTGTACGACTATTATTGAGTCGGGGTTGGATATCCCCAGGGTGAATACGATTTTGATAGAAGATGCACACCGGTTTGGTTTGGCGCAGTTGTATCAATTGCGTGGACGGGTGGGCCGGTCGGGAATTCAAGCTCATGCTTGGATGTTTTATAGCAAGCAAAATATGCTTTCAGAGGCGGCGCGTCAGCGGTTGCGAGCAATTCAAGAATTTACGCAGTTGGGTTCGGGCTATCAATTGGCGGTGCGAGATATGGAAATTCGCGGCGTCGGCAATCTTTTGGGCGCCGAACAATCGGGGCAAATGGAAGCAATTGGCTTTGATTTATATATGGAGATGTTGGAGGAAGCGATTCGGGAAATTAAGGGCCAAGAAATTCCCAAAGTTGAGGATACGCAAATTGATTTACATTTGGTGGCGTTTATCCCTGCTGATTATATTCCCGATTTAGATCAAAAAATGAGTGCTTATCGGGCTGTGGCAACGGCGCAGTCTAAGCAGGAATTGTTACAAATTGAGCTAGACTGGCGAGATCGTTATGGGCTCATACCCGTATCAGCGCATCAGTTATTGCGGGTGATGGAACTTAAACAACTTGGTAAAAAGTTGGGTTTTTCTCGTATTAAACCAGAAGGTAAACAGCACATTGTTTTAGAGACTCCAATGGAGGAGCCGGCTTGGAATTTGCTTATGGGTAATTTGCCTGATCATTTACATTCCAAGTTTGCTTACAGTCGCGGTCGGGTAACAGTTCGCGGTTTGGGGGTTTTGAAGTCAAATCAGCAGTTAGATTATTTGATTGATTGGTTTACCAAGATGCAGGGTGCGGTGCCGGAGGTAAGTTTGGTTTAG
- a CDS encoding MFS transporter, giving the protein MFKPVLDFPSTVRVSPPSIKIQENIPSEASLAPIAVNKLSKQSIRSSLKASTIDSIFSSIFGCVTGGVLLTDFLLHIGATNVEIGLLSALPMMMNFLQPVGAYIADQQTSRKSYNLLMFGCSRLLWLLLVAGIALASWFGTNSHQLIFWTVGIVFAANLLSALGCASWLSWMMLIVPHRLRGRYFGFRNSAASLTSLLCVPLMGLAVSRAGADLKGYAIVLFVGVFAGIMGLVCQSFQADVNPQTPDEHSPEDDSPPQPKNFMSVFQDENFLRFLLYFGFWTFAVNLSSPYFNIYLLKNLDVNISSVTVYNSLSAAANLVALLFWGKLADRIGNRPLLLLVGILVAITPLFWLGTGNYSLSVWLLLPLIHIFTGSTWAAIDLCNNNIQMEIAAKQQPSTYFGVAAAVAGLTGALGTTAGGFLAEIPLTGGISGLFALSAMMRLLALFPLIFVKEPRGSSLSHLLAFFRFSKNETPEALLKE; this is encoded by the coding sequence ATGTTTAAACCTGTGCTAGATTTTCCCTCCACCGTCAGAGTTTCCCCGCCATCAATAAAAATTCAAGAAAATATCCCTTCCGAAGCATCGCTTGCCCCGATAGCTGTTAACAAACTATCCAAACAATCGATCCGCAGCAGTCTAAAAGCCTCAACTATAGATAGCATTTTTTCCAGCATTTTTGGTTGCGTCACCGGCGGAGTCTTACTCACCGATTTCTTACTTCATATAGGTGCCACGAATGTTGAAATCGGTCTTTTGTCAGCCTTGCCGATGATGATGAATTTTCTTCAGCCGGTCGGAGCCTACATTGCTGATCAGCAAACCAGCCGCAAATCTTACAACCTTTTGATGTTTGGTTGTTCCCGACTGTTATGGCTGTTATTGGTGGCCGGTATCGCCCTTGCCAGTTGGTTTGGCACCAACTCCCACCAGCTTATTTTTTGGACAGTTGGCATTGTCTTCGCCGCCAACCTACTCTCAGCACTCGGATGCGCCTCCTGGCTGAGTTGGATGATGCTTATTGTCCCCCACCGGCTGCGCGGACGTTACTTTGGCTTTCGCAACAGCGCCGCCAGTTTAACAAGCTTACTCTGTGTGCCCCTCATGGGGTTAGCCGTCAGCCGCGCCGGTGCCGACCTCAAAGGCTATGCCATTGTTTTATTTGTGGGCGTATTTGCCGGCATTATGGGTTTAGTTTGTCAAAGCTTCCAAGCTGATGTTAACCCCCAAACACCAGACGAACACTCTCCCGAAGATGACTCGCCTCCCCAACCGAAAAATTTTATGTCTGTCTTCCAAGACGAGAATTTTTTAAGGTTTCTTCTTTACTTTGGTTTTTGGACATTTGCTGTCAATCTTAGCAGCCCTTATTTTAATATTTATTTATTAAAAAACTTAGACGTTAATATTAGCTCAGTTACGGTGTACAACAGTCTCAGCGCCGCCGCCAACCTTGTCGCTTTACTTTTTTGGGGCAAATTAGCAGACCGAATTGGCAATCGCCCTCTATTGCTTTTAGTGGGGATTTTAGTTGCTATTACTCCTTTATTTTGGTTAGGCACCGGCAATTACTCTCTTTCTGTGTGGTTATTACTGCCTTTAATTCATATTTTCACCGGCAGCACTTGGGCTGCTATTGATTTGTGCAACAATAATATCCAAATGGAAATTGCGGCCAAACAACAACCTTCTACTTACTTTGGAGTTGCTGCTGCTGTTGCCGGTTTAACAGGTGCTCTGGGAACCACCGCCGGCGGTTTCCTAGCAGAAATTCCTCTCACCGGCGGAATTAGCGGACTTTTTGCTCTCTCTGCAATGATGCGATTGCTGGCTCTTTTTCCTTTGATTTTTGTTAAAGAACCTCGCGGATCTTCTCTCTCTCATCTCTTAGCATTTTTCCGCTTCTCTAAAAATGAAACGCCAGAAGCTTTACTAAAAGAATAA
- a CDS encoding DUF3177 family protein produces MEPWFKSLVWLDYRLAVLFTVIIPLILLIWAFVQKNEPIQRLLIIYWRVASLLAVTLYLMIAALPISFISSLMARVLIPLCLWFWVDINEEIDDMSPTPLKYSLTSWRWAVTIYNLLGAILFVPFLRCALDSQLLASRFCQVWFDPALLYKQYFHANTSIALLGFLGVVGLIAYVLCIGYFTFFRLGKQGRSATGH; encoded by the coding sequence GTGGAACCTTGGTTTAAATCTCTTGTTTGGTTAGACTACCGCTTGGCAGTGTTGTTTACTGTTATTATTCCCCTGATTTTGTTGATTTGGGCCTTTGTTCAAAAAAATGAGCCGATCCAACGTTTATTAATTATTTATTGGCGAGTGGCTAGTTTGCTTGCTGTTACGCTTTATTTAATGATAGCAGCATTGCCCATTAGTTTTATTTCTAGTTTGATGGCGCGGGTTTTAATACCGCTCTGCTTATGGTTTTGGGTGGATATTAATGAAGAAATCGATGATATGTCGCCCACTCCTCTTAAGTATAGTTTAACATCTTGGCGCTGGGCAGTAACGATTTACAATCTTTTAGGGGCAATATTGTTCGTTCCTTTCCTACGCTGTGCCCTAGATTCGCAATTGTTAGCAAGCCGGTTTTGTCAGGTTTGGTTTGATCCGGCTCTGCTTTATAAGCAATATTTCCACGCTAATACGAGTATTGCTTTACTGGGTTTTTTGGGAGTTGTTGGTTTAATTGCTTATGTTCTTTGCATCGGCTATTTTACCTTTTTCCGTCTAGGCAAACAAGGACGCTCTGCCACCGGCCATTAG
- a CDS encoding Calvin cycle protein CP12: MSDIQKQIEVERDEARAVCDIQGATSPECAAAWDAVEELQAEASHQRSVKPKNSFEKYCDDNPDAAECRIYDE; encoded by the coding sequence ATGAGCGACATCCAAAAGCAAATTGAAGTTGAACGTGACGAAGCACGCGCTGTCTGTGATATCCAGGGCGCTACTTCTCCTGAGTGTGCGGCTGCGTGGGATGCGGTCGAAGAATTGCAAGCAGAAGCTTCCCACCAACGCTCTGTTAAGCCTAAGAATTCTTTTGAAAAATACTGCGATGATAACCCTGATGCCGCTGAGTGCCGGATCTATGATGAATAA
- a CDS encoding FIST N-terminal domain-containing protein — MAKQWKWTNAISKRASLEAAVKEVVEQAHCGLDEPADLAMVFISSAFASEYSRLMPLLREQLKARAIIGCSGGGITGTNSGEATEEIEGEPALSLTVAQLPGVNIQTFHINGQGLPDLDGPPGPWVEMLQVNPAENPQFILLADPFSTAINDLLQGLDYAYPGSPKVGGLASTLGGSPTGLFCNYQLYREGSVGVALSGNIILETIVAQGCRPIGEPYRISEGERNIVIGLEEPNKPIGTSRPPLEVLRELIQTLSEKDRQLAQHSLFVGIARDEFQQTLNQGDFLIRQLLGVDPKAGAIAIGDRVRTGQRIQFHLRDANTSAEDLEMLLQRYQNETDISTPPMGALMFSCLGRGQGLYEQANFDSALFRSYLGNIPLSGFFCNGEIGPVGGTTFLHGYTSVFAICRQP, encoded by the coding sequence ATGGCAAAGCAATGGAAGTGGACAAACGCCATATCAAAACGCGCTTCCCTAGAAGCCGCCGTTAAAGAAGTTGTAGAGCAAGCCCACTGCGGGCTAGACGAACCGGCAGACCTAGCAATGGTATTCATCTCATCAGCCTTTGCCAGCGAATATAGCCGATTAATGCCCCTATTGCGAGAACAACTAAAAGCCAGAGCCATAATTGGGTGTAGCGGTGGAGGCATCACCGGCACCAACTCCGGAGAAGCCACAGAAGAAATTGAAGGAGAACCCGCCCTCAGCCTCACAGTCGCGCAACTCCCCGGAGTCAACATCCAAACCTTCCACATCAACGGCCAAGGCTTACCAGACCTCGATGGGCCACCCGGCCCCTGGGTAGAAATGCTACAAGTCAACCCAGCAGAAAATCCCCAATTTATCTTACTAGCAGACCCCTTTAGCACCGCCATAAACGACCTGCTGCAAGGACTAGACTACGCCTACCCAGGCTCACCGAAAGTCGGTGGTTTAGCATCCACCCTTGGCGGCAGCCCCACCGGCCTATTTTGCAACTATCAACTGTACCGAGAAGGAAGCGTCGGAGTAGCCCTCAGCGGCAACATCATCTTAGAAACCATAGTCGCCCAAGGATGCCGGCCCATAGGAGAACCTTACCGCATCAGTGAAGGAGAGAGAAACATCGTCATCGGGCTTGAAGAACCCAACAAACCCATCGGCACATCCCGTCCCCCCCTCGAAGTATTAAGAGAACTCATTCAAACCCTCAGCGAAAAAGACCGGCAGCTTGCTCAACATTCACTTTTTGTAGGCATTGCCAGAGACGAATTCCAACAAACCCTCAACCAAGGAGACTTTCTGATCCGCCAACTCTTAGGAGTAGACCCCAAAGCCGGAGCCATCGCCATCGGCGACCGCGTGAGGACAGGCCAGCGCATCCAATTTCACCTTCGAGATGCCAACACCTCAGCCGAAGACCTAGAAATGCTTTTGCAACGCTATCAAAACGAAACCGACATCTCCACACCGCCAATGGGCGCCTTAATGTTCTCTTGTCTGGGACGAGGACAAGGACTCTACGAGCAAGCCAACTTTGACTCAGCCTTATTTAGAAGCTACCTAGGAAACATCCCCCTCAGTGGATTCTTCTGTAACGGAGAAATTGGCCCAGTCGGCGGCACAACATTTTTACACGGATACACCTCTGTTTTTGCCATTTGCCGGCAACCCTAA